CTAGCTTCACCGACCATACGGATATTGAGGAGTCCAACAACGGTGCCAACCAGTTTACTTAGACGACCATTCTTCACCAAATTATCAACTTTGGCTAAAACAAAGAGCAACTTAGTCTTGGCTTGATAAGCTGTGATGCCATCAACGACTTGGTCAAAATCAAGGCCTTCAGCGACTAAGTGATTGAGTTTACGAACGATAAGGTCGACCTCGCCACCAGCTGACAGGCTATCAATCACGTGAATCTTAGTATCAGGATGCTCTTCCAGATAAATTTTCTTAGCGATTTCAGCACTATTGTAGCTACCAGAAAGGGTTCCAGTAATCGTCACGACGACGATATTGTTCGCTCCTTCAAAGGATTTCATATAATCATCAGGACTCGGACAGGCAGACTTAGAAGCAGTCATAGTCGCATACATTTCCTCCATCATTTGATCAATACTGAGTTGGGCATCATCCCTGTAAATGGTTTCGCCCACTTGGATAGTCAAAGG
The DNA window shown above is from Streptococcus salivarius and carries:
- a CDS encoding DegV family protein gives rise to the protein MKWKIIADSGCDYRSLDNLAPDTEFVSVPLTIQVGETIYRDDAQLSIDQMMEEMYATMTASKSACPSPDDYMKSFEGANNIVVVTITGTLSGSYNSAEIAKKIYLEEHPDTKIHVIDSLSAGGEVDLIVRKLNHLVAEGLDFDQVVDGITAYQAKTKLLFVLAKVDNLVKNGRLSKLVGTVVGLLNIRMVGEASKTGTLELLQKARGQKKAIKAAFDELLKAGYAGGHITIAHRNNEKFIEQFSELVREKFAQASIEVLPTSGLCSFYAEEGGLLMGYEI